The sequence GTGCGATACTTATTTTTCGAACATTTTTGTTGATTAATGTTACCAGGTTTTCCTGGTAATATACTTTGTTAACCTGCGGGTATTCCAAAAGCCTTTTTTCGAGCATCTGCAAACTATCGCTTTGTGTATACGCCGCCTGAAGTTTAAGCTCAAACGAGTCGAATAGCGGATTGTAACCTAAAAACCCCTGGAAATCTTCGCCAAGTTCTTGTGTTAACGCTTTGGCAGCCGACTCTTTGTCGATGAAGTCGACAGATTTTGCAAAATGGCCGGCACTTAATACTTTTTGCAACCTTATAATCTCGGTGTCTTTTAGGTTATCCTCTAAAACAAGGGTGAGCCCGATTTTTTCGCGTACATATTCCGAAAGCCTTTTACTATTGATGAGAATGAAACTGAGCATGCCCATTAAAATAAGCACAAGCGTTATGCTGATTAGCGAAGTAATCCACGAATTCAGAAACCGGGTTTTTAACCTTTTAGGCTTTTTTTGCATGCTTCTCAAAAATTTTCAGCTTCCAACAAATGTATATAAATTTGTATCCTCCGGTAAATTCAGTATGTCATCTTTTTTACATCATGGTGTTAACATTAAATTCATCTGGGCGAATTGTTTTTAATTCGCCGAAAAACAAAGGATTCACGGTGTTTCCCGTCAGGGATTACAAATCGTCAATAAAATCATTTAACTAATTGAATTTTTGACTGTTATTTCTTTGGAAATACGAAAAAAGAGAATACTTTTGCAGTCCCGATTATTATCCTTAGAAATAAGGAGTGTAAATAGTTGATTTTCTTTGAGTAAAGCAGTTTGTCGAAAAATTCCGTTGAGACAGAAAATGCGACGAAAAGTAAAATCAGAAGTGTTTTAAACAATAAAAATTTAGAAAAGTGGACACACTTAGTTATAAAACTGTTTCGGCTAACAAAGCTACCGTTAATAAAGAATGGGTAGTTGTTGATGCTGAAAATATGGTATTGGGACGTTTGGCAAGTAAAGTTGCCAAAATGTTGAGAGGTAAATACAAGCCAAATTTCACACCTCACGTTGATTGTGGCGATAACGTAATTGTTATTAACGCTGAAAAAGTTGTTTTAACCGGTAAAAAAATGTCGGACAAAGTTTATGTTCGTCACAGTGGTTACCCAGGTGGACAACGTACTCAGACTCCACAAGATATTTTAGCTAAATATCCTGAGCGTTTGGTAGAGAAAGCTGTAAAAGGTATGCTTCCTAAAAACAAATTAGGTAGCGACTTATTCAGAAATTTGCATGTAGTAATTGGTGCCGAGCACAAATATGAGGCTCAAAAACCAAAAGTTGTTGATTTAAATACGATTAAATAATGGAAGTAGTAAACACAATCGGACGTAGAAAATCAGCTGTTGCTCGTATTTACGTAAGCGAAGGTAAAGGAAATATTACCATCAATAAAAGGGAATTGAAAGATTACTTCCCTGCAGAAACATTGCAATACATTGCTATGCAGCCACTAAATCTTTTAGAAGTTGCAGAGAAATATGATGTAAAAGCAAACCTTGATGGCGGTGGCCCTAAAGGACAGGCAGAAGCCTTTCGTTTGGCACTTACCCGTGCATTAATGGAAATCGATCCTGAGTCGAGACCACAGCTAAAAGCTGCAGGATTTGTTACCAGAGATCCACGCGAAGTGGAACGTAAAAAGCCGGGACAACCAAAAGCAAGAAAACGTTTCCAATTCTCAAAACGTTAAGATTATTATTTATAAAATTATATGGATCTAAAACGGCTGTGATTCCGTCGGCTGACGGACTACTCAGCGGTTGCTTTTAGAGCATAGAAAAAGTAAAAAGATGCCAAAAACAAATTTTCAAGAATTATTGGAAGCAGGTGCACATTTTGGTCACCTGAAAAGAAAGTGGAATCCAAACATGGAGCCTTATATCTTCATGGAGAAAAACGGTATCCACATTATCGATCTGCAAAAAACAGTTGTAAAAATTGATGAAGCTGCTGCAGCCATCAAACAAATTGCAAAATCAGGTCGTAAAGTGTTATTCGTTGCCACTAAAAAGCAAGCTAAAGAACTGGTTGCCGAGCAAGTTAAAGAGGTAGGAATGCCTTACGTAACTGAGCGCTGGCCAGGAGGTATGCTTACCAACTTCCCAACAATCCGTAAAGCGGTTAAGAAAATGATCTCCATCGATAAAATGATGAAGGACACAAGTTGGGATAACCTTTCAAAACGCGAAAAACTTCAAATTACACGTCAGCGTGCTAAACTGGAAAAAGTTTTGGGTTCAATCTCAGACCTTACCCGTTTGCCGGCTGCATTGTTTGTTGTTGACGTATTGAAAGAAAAAATTGCTGTTCGTGAAGCAAAAAAATTGGGTATCCCGGTATTTGCAATTGTTGATACCAACTCAAATCCTGAGGATATCGACTTTGTTATTCCAGCAAACGACGACGCATCACAATCAATCCGCATTATTGTTGGTGAAATGTGTGATGCAGTTAAAGCCGGTTTAAGCGAACGCAAAATCGAGAAAGATAAAGAAGATGCAACTGCTGAGGCTCCTAAAAAGAAAGAAGCAAAAGCAGAAGAAACTTCTGAAAAGTAAGTAAAGGTTAAGTATAATATAAACCATTTAAAAGAGACTTAATTATGTCTTTTACAACCGCAGACGTAGTAAAATTACGTAAAGTATCTGGCGCAGGGATGATGGATTGCAAAAATGCCCTGAAAGACGCCGAAGGTGACTTTGACAAGGCACTGGAAATCATCCGCGAAAAAGGTAAATTAATTGCTAACAAACGTGCAGACAGAGACGCTGCTGAAGGCGTAGCTATTGCAAAAGCAACTGAAGACGGTAAATTCGGAGCAATCGTTGTTCTGAATTGCGAAACTGACTTTGTTGCTAAAAACGAAAGTTTCGTTGCATTTGCTGAGAAAATTCTTGCAAAAGCATTAGAAGCTAAACCAGAAAGTTTAGAAGCATTAAAAGCACTTGAAGTTGATGGTTCAACTATTGAAGCATTGGTTACTGAACAAACCGGTGTAACAGGTGAAAAGCTTGACCTTTCATATTACAAATGTTTAGCCGACGAGGCTGTAGTTCCTTACATCCACCCTGGTAACAAATTGTCAACTTTGGTGGCTTTCAATAAAGCTGTTGATTTACAGGTAGGAAAAGATATCGCAATGCAGGTTGCAGCTATGGCTCCTGTTGCTATCGATGAAGCTTCAATTCCACAAGCTGAAATTGATAAGGAATTAGAGTTTGCAAAAGAAAAATACCGCAAAGAAGGAAAACCTGAAGCAATGCTTGATAAAATTGCAATGGGTTCTTTGAATAAGTGGTACAAAGATGTAACACTTATTAATCAGGCTTTTGTTAAAGACGGAAAAGTATCTGTAAAAGATTACCTGAAAGGTGCTGATGCAGAATTGAAAGTTACGGCTTTCGACCGCTATACTTTGAATGCTTAATTAGAGCAAAGAGAATATACAAAAAGCCATCCGAATTTCGGATGGCTTTTTTTTGCAACAAAAAAGAGCCTTTCGAGATTTAATATCTACAAAAGGCTCGTATTTTAATGTTGAGGAAAGTTTATCTTTTCAAAACCATTTTCTTAACCTGATCTACTTTTCCGTCTTTTATAAAACGGCATAAGTAAATTCCTGAAGAGGCTGGTGATCCATTCGAATCGTCTCCTTTCCATGTAATACGATGAATGCCTTCATTGTATTGACGGTTAGTAAAAAGTTGAACTTTTTGTCCAAACATGTTGTAAATTTCCACTTGAATCTCGGCGGGATCGCTAATCATAAACTGAATAGTAGCCGATGAGTTAAATGGGTTAGGGTAGACAATTAAATCTGCTTCAGGCATTGGTGCAATAGTTTCAACCGATGTAGTAACGTTACCTTGTTTCACAACAATGGTGCTGAAGTGAACAATGTTGGCATAAATTTTATTCCGAACTGTGTCAACGGCAACATGCTCGTCAATTTTTTCAAAACCGGTATTTTCAGCAAAGAACACATCCAGCTCTTCCGGAGTAACTCCTAACGAGTCGAGTAAATCATGTTTAAATACCAGGCTTAAATTAACCGGAACATTAAAATCGTAGGGCTCAACAATTGTATCCGAGCCAACCGGCATAACACTGAATTTTACACCGGTTATCACGTCATCGGTAAAAGTAACTTCGGTACTACTATCGCTAACTTCTGCATATTCTTCAGGTATAAACATGAATATCTCGATATCCTCATCGATACATCCAAATGGGAAATGAAGCATCCCGGCATTCAGCATATTTAACGGATAAGGTAAGCCTCCAATTTTATAGCTTTCGCCTTCTTTAAAAGTTTTCGCTTTTAATTCCTGGCCATCGGGCAGCACCCTTCGAATTGAAATGGTATTTATTTCCATATCTACCGTTGAGTCAACAACTAATAACTCTACTGATGCTTTAAAATTACTGTACTCGGCATGTACAAGTGTCATCCCGGTTTCTCCACTGAGCGTTAGTAAGCCATCTTCCGAAATTGAAGCAACAGTGGTATCCGAAACACTCCACAGAAAGTCTGCACTTTGGTGTTTTTGACCGTTAGTTTTATAATCTGCTTCATATAAAATTGGCTCATGCCCGCTATAAACTACCATGTCGCCTGGCTCAATAATAAGCTGTTTGCCCCGGTTATTCTCAACGCGTTCTTGCTTTTCTTTTTTCTGTTTTTTGGCCTTGCTTTCATAAACCGTAACCTTTGCGGTGTCTGCCAAATCGCCAAGCATTGCAATTATTATTCCATGACCAGTCGTGTCGGTTGAATAAAACATATTTACCGCAGAGTCGGGGAACTCACCAATTTCTGTCGGCTCCACTGCCCACACAAACGATGTGTCAACCTTTACTCCGGCAGAATCGATGTAGAAGGCACGAAGTTCTACCGAATCGCTGACTTCCACTTTTATGTGATCCGGAACGATTTTAATTTTCGGGTATTCGTCCTCCATTTCATTCTCTTCGTCTTCGTCATCATCGTCGTCCTTTACAGCACCGTTTACTTTTAGTGCTACCGAATCGCGTAGCTCTTTGTATTTGGCAATCAGGTAACCTTCTCCGGAGTGATTGGTAATTAGAAAACCGTCCTTGTCAACCTTGCCAAGATATCCGGGTTCTGTATTCCATTTTATTTTTGCATCGTTAACCGGATTACCGGTGCTGTCTGTGTAAACAGCCGAAACTGCATACATGGTGTCTGGATTTAGTGTTAGGTCCCCGCCATCTATCTCAAGTGATTCCTGGCTCGATGCAGCAAAAGACATGAGCATAGCAGCTAGTAACAGCAATGTTTTTGAGTTTGCGTAAAATTTCTTCATAAGCTGAATTTTAAAAGTTTAATCAACCTAATTATCGCATATTGTACGCCAGGGTAATGATTGTTCAAGTTACGGAATACCGGCTTAATTCCAAAATGCCGGAAATGTCCGTGCAGATGAG comes from uncultured Draconibacterium sp. and encodes:
- a CDS encoding permease-like cell division protein FtsX — protein: MQKKPKRLKTRFLNSWITSLISITLVLILMGMLSFILINSKRLSEYVREKIGLTLVLEDNLKDTEIIRLQKVLSAGHFAKSVDFIDKESAAKALTQELGEDFQGFLGYNPLFDSFELKLQAAYTQSDSLQMLEKRLLEYPQVNKVYYQENLVTLINKNVRKISIALLVISGILTFIFFGLINNTIRLLIYSQRFTINTMQMVGASKGFIRKPFLLKTLFLGAYGAILANAILIGGIYTYKNELYGLINFADIKTILLIVIIVFSLGFIISFVSTWFALGKFLRMKFDELFY
- the rplM gene encoding 50S ribosomal protein L13 is translated as MDTLSYKTVSANKATVNKEWVVVDAENMVLGRLASKVAKMLRGKYKPNFTPHVDCGDNVIVINAEKVVLTGKKMSDKVYVRHSGYPGGQRTQTPQDILAKYPERLVEKAVKGMLPKNKLGSDLFRNLHVVIGAEHKYEAQKPKVVDLNTIK
- the rpsI gene encoding 30S ribosomal protein S9 codes for the protein MEVVNTIGRRKSAVARIYVSEGKGNITINKRELKDYFPAETLQYIAMQPLNLLEVAEKYDVKANLDGGGPKGQAEAFRLALTRALMEIDPESRPQLKAAGFVTRDPREVERKKPGQPKARKRFQFSKR
- the rpsB gene encoding 30S ribosomal protein S2 — translated: MPKTNFQELLEAGAHFGHLKRKWNPNMEPYIFMEKNGIHIIDLQKTVVKIDEAAAAIKQIAKSGRKVLFVATKKQAKELVAEQVKEVGMPYVTERWPGGMLTNFPTIRKAVKKMISIDKMMKDTSWDNLSKREKLQITRQRAKLEKVLGSISDLTRLPAALFVVDVLKEKIAVREAKKLGIPVFAIVDTNSNPEDIDFVIPANDDASQSIRIIVGEMCDAVKAGLSERKIEKDKEDATAEAPKKKEAKAEETSEK
- the tsf gene encoding translation elongation factor Ts, with protein sequence MSFTTADVVKLRKVSGAGMMDCKNALKDAEGDFDKALEIIREKGKLIANKRADRDAAEGVAIAKATEDGKFGAIVVLNCETDFVAKNESFVAFAEKILAKALEAKPESLEALKALEVDGSTIEALVTEQTGVTGEKLDLSYYKCLADEAVVPYIHPGNKLSTLVAFNKAVDLQVGKDIAMQVAAMAPVAIDEASIPQAEIDKELEFAKEKYRKEGKPEAMLDKIAMGSLNKWYKDVTLINQAFVKDGKVSVKDYLKGADAELKVTAFDRYTLNA
- a CDS encoding T9SS type A sorting domain-containing protein encodes the protein MKKFYANSKTLLLLAAMLMSFAASSQESLEIDGGDLTLNPDTMYAVSAVYTDSTGNPVNDAKIKWNTEPGYLGKVDKDGFLITNHSGEGYLIAKYKELRDSVALKVNGAVKDDDDDEDEENEMEDEYPKIKIVPDHIKVEVSDSVELRAFYIDSAGVKVDTSFVWAVEPTEIGEFPDSAVNMFYSTDTTGHGIIIAMLGDLADTAKVTVYESKAKKQKKEKQERVENNRGKQLIIEPGDMVVYSGHEPILYEADYKTNGQKHQSADFLWSVSDTTVASISEDGLLTLSGETGMTLVHAEYSNFKASVELLVVDSTVDMEINTISIRRVLPDGQELKAKTFKEGESYKIGGLPYPLNMLNAGMLHFPFGCIDEDIEIFMFIPEEYAEVSDSSTEVTFTDDVITGVKFSVMPVGSDTIVEPYDFNVPVNLSLVFKHDLLDSLGVTPEELDVFFAENTGFEKIDEHVAVDTVRNKIYANIVHFSTIVVKQGNVTTSVETIAPMPEADLIVYPNPFNSSATIQFMISDPAEIQVEIYNMFGQKVQLFTNRQYNEGIHRITWKGDDSNGSPASSGIYLCRFIKDGKVDQVKKMVLKR